In the genome of Mangifera indica cultivar Alphonso chromosome 9, CATAS_Mindica_2.1, whole genome shotgun sequence, the window atgatataataattttatatgaatatatataattataaattacaatCATTTCTcgcaaatttattcatataaattaaagataaaattatgtgtatataaaaatatataaataatgatatgtcattatatgattggatattattttatctttaatttttaattatttaattatataatgacattttattgtttgtgtataaaaattttgcatataacactaataataaattaatacgataatatataattaagtgatttcgATGGTGATTactttatttggaaaaaaatgtttttttaaaagaatcttcacttttattattatcttatttggaaaaaatttgttttcaatatatatatatatggagaaaaaaattaaacaaattttgggATATCCCAAAATTACCTATAAGTTAGAAATTATGAATCCCTCCTTAGGAAtggaaaaaaaacatatagCCCTCGATTTtgttaaaactatttaaaaagattttttaagttGAGAATAGCTTTTGCACCCCTAAGACCCAACCCTAGAGCTTTCTCCTCACAGCCACCATTGCACTCACTACAAACCATTGTTTTATAACGTTGTTTGGGAGTTGGGACTTGGGATTGAGGACCATGGAGGCCTCTCATGCCATAAAGAGGTGAAGGCCTCACAAGATCAATGTTTTAATACCCAACTTGGGCTTTGCTTAGCTCTAGGGTTTAGTCTAGGTCAATCATGGTCTGATTGGTTCGATTGAAAGTTAGACCGATAAAATGTTTATGAGGGTTTTATCCATTTTTTGTATAGGGGTCAAATTGATATACTTAGAGATGATCTTAACGTTTTCATTTTATCTAAACACCAAAGCgatattttctcaaaaagaGTATAAAAATGAAGAGATTCAAAGAAACTTTAACCATCAATCTTCTCtcgataattatttttaataaaaaaattgttattttcaattctttctAATATTAATCTCaacatttttgtatttatttgatcattttttatattaatctcatcatttgattcattttcaaTGTCAATCTCATAATTTTCCATAACTCATTTTTGCCTTAAACGAGAAATTCATCCACGAACTAGCACAAGTTTTTCTATTGAAATAGTATAGAACACAGTCCAATAGCTAGAATCATTGGACCATCACCCAGAATCGTTATCATTACCAAATCTTGGTTAGATGGGTTGAAACTTCTCGGGTTAAGCACCTTGATTATAACAACCAATCAACCATAAGAGTCTGTCATGATGCCATTGCTGCATCAGGGCACATAACTTTGGCAAAGCTTCTAGAGGCCAGCTCCACTTACAAAAGTCACTATGGGATAGATTTAGTCTTGTCAATGCATTCGGAGGCAGCATCTAGATAGaactttcttttaaaaaaaaaaaaaattatatattaacaaacaaaacCCAAACCTTAGGAAGAGGCAAGGGGCAATAAACTAAGCCACTTTATCTATCAAAGGTGACAGAGTAACAAGAATTTATTATAGGGTAAGTAAAGAATTATACGTATTTCAaggtatattaaattatataataagagtgtctatgagaaaatataaatttttatgagggtgtaatattttaaaaaataatgatatgataattacaaacttctttattattttatttttttaaaagtttattctATGATATATACTCGATATAcgataaataaaattaggttttgatatatcatacgatacacGATTTAACCACTATGAAGTAAAGTCTAAAGTAAACTTCATTCAGCCCCTCCCTCCCACCTAAACTCCTTATGAATGAACGGAACAAGACTCAAAACAAAGGAATAAGCAGCTCTACGACCACGGCGACATATCAAGAACCAAAGCCATGACATACTgccaaaaaaaccaaaaccagTCCAAACATCAGCCACATTCGTAGATTGAACAGGAAGCAGCAAGAACCCCAACAAACAAACACTAGAGACAAACCGAAACAAATACCTAGACACCAAACACCAAAAAGCCACCCACGCTCGGCTGCCGAGCTTAGGCGGGGTGCAATTTAATGGAGCTCAGatttttatatactaaattGGACTTACTTAGCCCGAGCCTACCTGGTGTAACATTCAGTTCAAGGCCAACACATGTACGAAGCCCAATTCATATTCTAAGACCTTTTTAGGGTTGataacgataaaattatataattatatgtatatattttttaatacataaataaataaaataattttaaaataataataaattaatattcaatcatataataatatattatctatgtacttaattatatacttaaaagtgaATACATATAGTATCCATCATTAATTGATCTGCAGTCTTCACATGCCTATAAAATCTAATAACATATGATAAAAATGTCACGTGCATTAAGATAATATGATCCATGTTAACAGGTTGGACTGGTCTCTTATGCATGATTAAACATCAAACAAACTTCCTTTTTCCCATATTTTGTAAAAGTatatactatatgtatatacttttaatatataatttagatatatagatgatatgtcatcattagaaataaaaataattttgattcgaTTTTAAGAGTTTCGATATTTTTTGACTCTAATGGAAAGAGGATTTTTTTATAGAAACgggaaaagagatgaaaaaaaccTTGTAATCTGGGATATGTCTGGGTTGaagatacatgtgtcccctccctaCCCCACCTCGCTCCCCCTatctcttttatattaatatatttacttaaaatactaatatatatttatagttttacattatttatgttttttaaatttttttaggtttttgttatgtatattaaaatgattaatatattatatttatgacatttgaaatagtgggttgattttaattatatttaattttattatttaatatagttataTTACACTTAGAGGGTATAAAAAGAGATTTGTTCTTTTAGGTATGAGGAGAAGATTTTTTCTTGCATAGATAgagataatatttttcttcgTAAGGAGGAGATgaagaatcattttcatctctgtgAGAGAGACaatgattgagattttttttttatccctccttgttgtcatccctaattatcaaatgattaaatattattttatttttaatttaaaattatttaattatataataatatatcatttatattttcaaattatatatataatttgattgataatatGAATGGGGTAGGCAAAATGCAAACAATATTCTAGCATTTCCGCCATCTCTTCACTTGGCAATCTTACGATATCATAAGATAACAATTTCCTTATTCAAGATGGTGCTGGAGGGCCCTTAAGAACAGACAAAATTGAAACATACACAAGAAACTTGTGCCCTAATTAGGCACCCGAGCCATGAGCTGTCTGAACCCTTTTTaatgggccaaaagacttattcccactcaaggttgaGTGCATTCTCAAACGTTCATacgcaaaattttaaaaatttatttgttatcaaatattaattaaaattttttattaattataaaaataaaaatattattttattaataatattaaaataataacatttagttttattagataaatcatTAGTCGTCTTCTcaaatctctttttctctcacCAAAATCCAAAATCCGTCCATGTCTCTTTTTCTCTGATGGGCATAATAGAGAtgatcacaaaaaaaaaaaacctctaaaagaaaaataatcactacttaataaaagagaaatatgatagtttttttttaactttttaactaAATGACATTTCTATCTTTACttctgatataataataaatatttaagtttttaaaactacaCGAGTGAGATTTTGAGAATGAagcaaaccttggatgggagtaagccttttggcctaagtaataataatgataacacTAATTAATAAGCTATAGTTTAAAAGGAATATTTTCATATCATttcaatgataaataaataattaatgattgAGTTGAGAGTCCATGCAAATAAGACTAATGTTACTTGATgttagatatatttatttttaatatacaaatatatatatatataagaaaattatattaaatagtcaAAATTAAAGGGTTTTAAGCGAAATTGTCTAAAATAATcaggtttaaacaaaaatgtctcatttttatgaaatgatcaaactacccttatatataaataaagaaaattttcttatttcctaCGGTATTCTTTCACGGTTTTACtgtataaattcaaagaaatttttttcttcatggtCATCTTACAGACGAAGAGATTTTCGatgatttttgtgttttctgatgataaaaaattagcaaagaagggtatataattagatattatattatttttaatttaaaattatttatttatttgataatgtatatcaaatatttatataatatatatatatattattaggcATAGAGTATTGAAATAATCGATCCATTTCATTTACAGActtcaatcaaaattcaactAGCATGATGACAGAATTTCAGAAAAttcttaacaaaattaagaagtaaatgaatagaaaaaaagatCGATCGATTATCCTTCTCGTTAGCTGGAACTTTGAAAGCATTCAAACAACGCCTTAGCCGTCATCTCCCTTTCGAATCTCCAAATATAGTTCAGCCCCACAAGCAGCTCAGTAATGGCGGCTTCCGTCTTCTCTTTATTCGCAAAATACAGAGTCTGCAAGAGAAGAACATTAGTTTTCGGCGCTAAATTTTGCTGCTCAAAGCTTCTTTCACTTTGCCACTTTATCATATTATGTGCCAACGGCGACAGCCACCCCAAGATCATCCCTACAGCGTCTCTCCATTCTCCGGCGAGCACCGCATCGCTCGCTGAGAAACCGACTCCTTTCAATCGAGCCCTCAACGACGATCGTATGCTACTCGGAAGCATCAAATAAAGATCCTCCCTTGCTTCAACGCCAACCAAATGTGGAGACTTTATCATCTTCTCcattatgataatcaaattcGCATAGTGCAGCGCTAAGGCTGCGGCTGCTAACGTCGTTGCAGGCGGCTTTAATAATTTCGAATTCGACTCGAAGAACCCATTTGTTGAATCTTTGTTTTCTTTGGTTGGATGAACAATGGCTGAAGATGAGAGGCTTCGAGGAAGATAAGTGGGACAGCAGCCATGGCCAATCCCGAAGACAAGTTTTGTTCTTGCTAAAACAGTAAAAACTGGTGTTGCCAGAAGATTAACAACACTGTCGAAGCTTCGATTCCATAAAGATCTCTCTTTTAAACACTTCACCTCCTGTTTTTGCCAGAGAATCTTCTGTTGAAGATCgaaaattttcttctcataCGCAGAGGATTCATTTTCATTACACTGCAAGGCTTTTCTCAATCCATTTTCTAAAGCTGTTAGCTCCTCCATTTCTTTATACAAAGTAGCGATAATCGTCACCTGCCTCTCCATCTTCTTGCTCTTTGCTTCCATGTCTTTCGGATTTAAAACCCAACACAGTGAGTCGTGGCCCGAGTTCGCGAAGACTTCAATCAGTCGATCAAACGACCGGAGATTCGAATCTTCACACCGCCGGCTTAATCTGGACACAGATTTCGCCACGAGTTTGATATTTTCTACCAATTCTGCGCAGGCTAACCCGAGAAGAAACGACTCGTCGTTTGAGACGATCTTGCGAACTCCTTCGAGAGATATCGATTCATTGCGAAGACTAACGATGTTCTTGTCTGCAAGAGCTTGCCATAAATGGAGGATCTTTGACATGATTCCGGCGATTTCAAAAGCTAAAACTCCGACGTTGGATTTCTTTGGAGACAATTTCGGTTTGGGTGTTGAGGCCTTTACAGTGCCCAAACCGCTGGATATTGCAGTTTTGAGTTTTATTAGCCAAGTTTCAAGAGCCATATTGAATGCAATCAACCAGAATTAACTGTATTttcaaggaagaagaagatgattaaTGAAGATCCAgagagaaattagaaaaaaggaAATGGGTATGGTGAGAAATGATTGATGTGTTGTTTGCAGAGAGAGATATCACGATGTGAAAGAGAGAAGCTTGTTGAAGATAATGCAGGTGATGGCTCGTGGGATGTTGAGTGCCGGCATTATACAAATGTTCCAATTAGAAAAACTCAATAGCTCATagatagagaaagagaaaaaggaaaaagacttAAAAAGATAGCTCGAGTGATAAAAACAGAATAGTTACATACGAgaatataagtttgaaaatcagtcaaatttttaattgtatttaaaatttcacttattTGATGGGTTAGTATAATCAATCTAATTCTGAAAGAGTTAACGTTCTGGTTtcgagaaaaaaataaataaattaaaatatttaataaatttgatcacAAACACATATAGTTTTAGATTGTAAAAGGCCATTTAGTTAAAAGAGTAATTTATAGtgaaatttattgataatatatcgtgtttaaaattttaatttatttaatataataattatacaatcgatcatttaaattaaaattttatttatttaataagatcGTATGATtagtttagtttcaaaaaaacAGTCTGGATTTTAGAAAGCGAGAGAGATAGATAAATTAAAGTGTTTATCAAAGTTGATTACGAGCacacatttatttaattttattaaggcAAAAGGTGCATATATGAAGTGGGTAAAAGAGACTTTTTCTAGTGTGTTTGGATGCCGAGAAAAAGCTTTTTAGTAGATGCTGTTTTTTTCAAGTGTAGGCAGAGGGCCATGCCATTATTGGCatgttcttatttattttttatagcaAAGTCTTTGTGATTAGTAAGTTTGTTTTTTGTGAATTATTGGTTTCTTTCTTCATTGACTTTAACTTGAATGATTAAGTAAtctaatttaatgaattatttttaatttataattattttactgtaaattaataataaaataatatttaattatataataatataattttttaatatctaatttaatatttaaaattaaataaataaaatatttttataatttatactaaaggtattattaaattttcttataactTTTATGCACTTAATGATTggattgaaatattaaaacaataaaaatatgtatacataattttaaatatttaattagatattcagatataataaaaaatatatatattttttagatacataaatatatacatatttatatatatattaactgatattaaattaaatattcaaaaatatctaattatttggTGACATGTATAAGTGTATAtctaaaatgggtatacatactCTTATTCATTTAGATAATGTCTTATCATATAATAGAATAAGAGTAATTctatatgtactcattttagattagggttggattcaaactgagtcCGTTTGAGCTCGAGCCAGCTCTAAGCCAGCTCGAGTGAGCTCAAGCTTAATTGtcaaagtttgtaaattaaaaattttgatacaaaatgatgttgtATTGACCAATAGgtattaaaataacgttgttttaacAATGAATACTCGAATTTGAAGTCGTTGAGCTGAACTCGAGCTAAGTTTGAGCTCTAGCATAAGAAGCTCGACGAGCCCGAGCTCGATTGTTATTAAATCGAGCCGAGGTTGGActcgattcagtttgaatttaaccctattttagatatacaaatatgtatatatttatatatatatattattataaaattgagtgttattttagcattaattcaaacttatttaatcacatgataatatataagtgtatatatatttatatatctaaaataaatatatataattttattaataaaataattttaaataaaagtaataattaattatataataatatattatataaatacataaataggtacTAAAATTTTGGCTGCATGATATTTTTCCTAGTAAAATCCCTTTTTTAAGATCCATgggttttgtattatattttaaatcaaatgcttttttgtttttttaaataagtggGCCCCCTTGctctatttaaaataaaatataaatcaactACTTGGTTTGAGTAGTTATAAGATGGGCATCCAAGgcgaaaattaaataaagggaTACTATTTgcataggaaaaagaaaaaagggacatcattcattaaaatttaaaggacAATCGCTATATAAAGATTGAATTTGGGTTCGTGTATCACATGCTCTTTTGAGTAACTAAAAAAAAGTCTCACAAGTTTCGTATACGAGAAAGGCATAAGCATCACAACAATGTTAATGATCTGAATCTCGTAGATAAACTATAAGACCTTATATGTAAGTAAGAAagttagaaattcaaaaaaactaaattagatttcaaattaaagaaaactttgaTCCAATACTTATAATTGATATAAACCAAAGGTATAAAATCTTGACATGAATCGACTCATTAAGTGTCTCTTGCATCCTCTTAGCTTTTGTTCTTGTCATTGGGTCTTCTTGTATGTGCAATGGATCCCTCGCACTTGAATTGCCACCTTGATAGCATACACTTCTTAGCTTTGGTTCCTATAAGTTATATACATCATATTTTGAGTATTAAATCAGATATTcagatgatacatcattatgtgattgaatattattttatctttaattcaaaatcgtttaatatataatgacatattatcaagTATTCAATCAGATACTTAAAATgaatgtatatagttttataataaACGATGTGTGTGAGTGTGACTAGACTTCGactccagaaaaaaaaaaaactcaaagtaactatatgaataaaatagtgaCAACTTCTCTCCAAATAACTTGAAAGGAAGCATTAGACGGATGAAATGGGTTCATTGAGCCCACTTCCCACATGCAAGTTTTGGGACTTCGTTGAAAGCATTGTGCATGGCCTCCTAGTGGTGGTGGTCACgacatgttattatttgatgaatttgatttaattaggtGTGGATTTAAACCAAATCAGTCCTTCTCAAGTTAAATTCGAATCttcttttaatgatatttttcatccCGTCATAATACTATTCATATCAATGGTTTCATTATTTATCTTATAGATAATACTAGTCATTCTATCCAAGACCTTACATCAATACCTTTGATTAGCTCAACTTTGATTCGAGTTGGTCATAAAAGATTCAAGCTGAACTCGAATCGACTCTAACAATGTCAAAGTTCAGTTCGATTTGAATGCAACcctaaatttcataatttatttgttttttgttattggtacattataacatttatatttgtGCTCATTTTGGGATAATGGATATATTCAATatacaattttttgattataattatattaatttagtattatatttatagatataaactcgcaaaatcataaaataggTTACATGTGAAATGTAcgataaaaaatattcaatacacaataaaactatatcgATGTATTACTGTGTGATTGTGTgtttctttatctttaattttaaactatctgATTATATAATCATacgttattatttgtatacataatacaaataatataaacataatacctaattatatataatcatttttgttgttgttttgatCGATCCCCACCATTGTCACCAAGTCATCACTCTTTTTATCCTAACATGTCACTCCATACTCCCAACCCCACAAACCATTCTCTATCATTTCGATTAGACCTACATTGACATAATGGGCCCAACCATGGCCTCTTGCCTTCTCTTTGTTGGTTACtcctcaaaatttttatatttcaaaccTATCAATGCCACTCTTGTGATCTTCCACAACATGGTTTGGTCTTTCTCCAATCTCTATTGCATCTCACCTCTTTGTTGCATGACCTTGCTATTCTTGAAAGCTTCAGCATCAGTCTCCTCATGGTTAGATTAGTGATTCGATTTCACTTAAAAAAtgtgaacaaaaataaaaatagtagttCAACGTGTTGAACGTATATCTGATTTAGTGATGACACTAGTGAGATTCTAGTCAAAGTGACAAATAAAGCTTCATCATTTCAAGGCTAAATTTTAGGTTTCCAGACCTATAAATAGactataatattatgtttaaaatgttaaaataaggtagtcaaaaaagttatattttttaaataatcatattttttaataatgaacaaATATTTTACCCTTGTAGAATTAGGTTTTTGAATCTAATTTGGATGGTCGAAgtataaagaaaacaataaaattatataaatatttttttatataaataatatgtatcattatataatttaatatatttttatttttaatttttaattatctatttatataataatatatttttatttatatataaattgactACACTAACTTTACTCACTGGCATCCGCATGGACAGTGGGATTCTTTTGTTGAATTGGTGAAATTTTTGACTTTTGGAATTGGGgtcattaaatatttgaaaatataataatatttttttatttatatataaatagatgattgttttttttttctttaattgggTCTGCCCTTGTTTTGGGCAGCAATAAAAACATCTGGCTGTTTAATTGTCGGAAAATGAAGCAGATCTCCATATGTCTTGATAAATGtgcttccaattctctatctttatttctttattcttatCTCCTTTCTTTCTCACCTATCAATTCccctttttccttttcacaCCCCCAATTAATAAATACGGAACgagaaaataaaagtataaaaattatataaatataatataataaataacaaaaaaaatatgtttataaagaaatattataaaatttgtatattattaataatttatttcta includes:
- the LOC123225411 gene encoding protein PSK SIMULATOR 1 — encoded protein: MALETWLIKLKTAISSGLGTVKASTPKPKLSPKKSNVGVLAFEIAGIMSKILHLWQALADKNIVSLRNESISLEGVRKIVSNDESFLLGLACAELVENIKLVAKSVSRLSRRCEDSNLRSFDRLIEVFANSGHDSLCWVLNPKDMEAKSKKMERQVTIIATLYKEMEELTALENGLRKALQCNENESSAYEKKIFDLQQKILWQKQEVKCLKERSLWNRSFDSVVNLLATPVFTVLARTKLVFGIGHGCCPTYLPRSLSSSAIVHPTKENKDSTNGFFESNSKLLKPPATTLAAAALALHYANLIIIMEKMIKSPHLVGVEAREDLYLMLPSSIRSSLRARLKGVGFSASDAVLAGEWRDAVGMILGWLSPLAHNMIKWQSERSFEQQNLAPKTNVLLLQTLYFANKEKTEAAITELLVGLNYIWRFEREMTAKALFECFQSSS